The following are encoded together in the Drosophila sechellia strain sech25 chromosome 3R, ASM438219v1, whole genome shotgun sequence genome:
- the LOC6613897 gene encoding centrosomal and chromosomal factor codes for MTMAACYANYDMSSLSHGMSALSALQQQQQQQQQQQQHSQTQQQHHHQQQQQHMYHAAVAAHQQQLLQQQQQQQHHRHHHQPANTSSSSNSRHSHAAATQTQVAAAVANSRQQQQQQQQQQQQQTASSNSNAAPAPSPQKDYSIPLHVDCSVEYELPNQPKPPAGQRVEPLLMIHPCYFRKMESQRRSPFVNNMHATSRAVSSSSLSSGAALGGGGSGAAVATAPSSSAARRGARAATSAQQQQQQQQRYQQQQQQLRQQHQQMSQMSQQAHYPQQQSSLVRQQQQQHQQQQQQQQQQQQQRASSNQSQRQSQSQSQSHAANSAAAAAAQASIAAAAAGQWDQLAALAARTALTPHHMLHPHSHYAAKGSGGGAGGGKRDAMISGSYGQTAVASGKLQQSQVQQQQPQQQQQHCLPPPPWDATSMLMDRSPMATVPSNYQAGPDTNPMRLYSATPTAGAATGGSASVGGGGAVSGAGATGAVNTATDKLSGKYRQYLRSQRMHPYAAAASLNLAAAAAAAGQTSFVPFSSAATAVAATPTFQHLPQISCYNV; via the coding sequence ATGACGATGGCCGCCTGTTATGCCAACTACGACATGTCGTCCCTGTCGCACGGCATGTCGGCCCTGTCCgccctgcagcagcaacagcagcagcagcagcaacagcagcagcacagccagacgcagcagcagcatcaccaccagcagcagcagcaacacatgTACCACGCCGCCGTGGCTGCccaccagcagcagttgctgcaacagcagcagcagcagcaacaccaccgCCATCACCACCAGCCcgccaacaccagcagcagcagcaactcgcGCCACAGCCATGCGGCGGCGACCCAAACGCAGGTCGCCGCCGCCGTTGCCAACAgcagacaacaacaacagcaacaacagcagcagcagcagcaacagactgccagcagcaacagcaacgcaGCGCCCGCTCCATCGCCGCAGAAGGACTACAGCATCCCGCTGCACGTGGACTGCAGCGTGGAGTACGAGTTGCCCAACCAGCCCAAGCCGCCGGCGGGCCAGAGGGTGGAGCCCCTGCTGATGATCCACCCGTGCTACTTCCGCAAGATGGAGTCGCAGCGGCGCAGCCCGTTCGTGAACAACATGCATGCGACCTCACGGGCGGTGAGCAGCAGTTCGCTGAGCAGCGGAGCGGCCCTGGGCGGAGGCGGAAGCGGTGCGGCGGTGGCCACGGCGCCCAGCAGTAGTGCCGCGCGACGTGGAGCCCGGGCGGCCACGagtgcccagcagcagcaacaacagcagcaacgctaccaacagcaacagcagcaactgcggcagcaacaccagcaaatGTCGCAGATGTCGCAGCAGGCCCACTATCCGCAGCAACAGTCTAGTCTGgtccgccagcagcagcagcagcaccagcaacagcagcagcagcaacagcagcagcagcagcaacgtgCCAGCAGCAACCAAAGCCAACGCCAAAGCCAAAGTCAGAGCCAGAGCCATGCAGCCAACtcagcggcagcagctgcgGCACAGGCCTCCATAGCCGCCGCAGCCGCCGGCCAGTGGGATCAGCTGGCTGCGCTGGCCGCCCGCACCGCCCTCACGCCCCACCACATGCTGCATCCCCACAGCCACTATGCGGCCAAGGGCAGTGGCGGCGGGGCAGGGGGCGGCAAGCGGGACGCCATGATCTCCGGCAGCTACGGACAGACGGCGGTCGCCTCGGGGAAGCTGCAGCAGTCGCaggtgcaacagcagcagccacagcagcaacagcaacactgCCTGCCTCCGCCGCCGTGGGACGCGACGTCCATGCTGATGGACCGCTCGCCGATGGCCACAGTTCCTAGCAATTATCAGGCCGGCCCTGACACCAATCCCATGCGCCTCTactcggccacgcccaccgccggAGCGGCCACGGGCGGGTCGGCGTCGGTGGGCGGAGGCGGGGCGGTGAGCGGTGCGGGGGCGACGGGAGCAGTGAACACGGCCACCGACAAGCTGAGCGGAAAGTACCGCCAGTACTTGCGGTCTCAGCGGATGCACCCGTACGCGGCGGCCGCCTCGCTCAACTTggcagccgccgccgctgccgccggcCAGACCTCGTTTGTGCCGTTCAGTTCGGCGGCCACGGCGGTggcggccacgcccacattccAGCACCTGCCGCAGATCTCCTGCTACAACGTGTGa